From Verrucomicrobia bacterium S94, the proteins below share one genomic window:
- a CDS encoding sulfatase: MALGIWAVAGAVAAKEQPNILWIITDDHRADSVQAYNRATTGQPYSALGFVMSPETDKLAEEGVLFTRAYCNSPGCAPSRTSMHYGMYPHHSGHYGFETSHRDTAFSKPFVPEMMADLGYTTASFGKTGYYVFKNSPRKYDKIDFYQHDVSLRDITDSGLADWSKYTKWAKGKKTGSGVRWRFEDEVLDYYIPVNGEMDAANAAVKNEAEEKLDILYAYKRDTSGLIIGGQSPSSTEHTMDGHIAGSMAAFLQNVGRQYTPPYGTKMTGPDSDKPLFVHLGFHFPHTPIIPSKAFRDLFIAKEKEIPYHVPDFSKEELEKLPPQLQLWFKKTNFADMAEEDKKQSIRDYYAFCAMGDHLVGQSVEAFKEYSENQGRDWLILYVIGDHGWHLGEQGGTSKFAPYDKSNHCAVIAVSSDKKKWPAGKICTDWVEFVDFAPTFLRVGGADLKNAAYAHLDGIPLDETLSGKSSRDYVIGEMNHVIGPRCYLRCDDFAFSMRNREKNGKPGEKWGDKPGVNIKWALEAPREKVEMVLFDLRVDPKEQNNVAYDPEYAALADWFRNKLGRITLGDGRVECDWKHPNDYVITDFAKGAHDRKLDIPARLIPSI; encoded by the coding sequence ATGGCGCTGGGTATATGGGCTGTTGCCGGAGCTGTTGCTGCGAAAGAACAGCCTAATATACTTTGGATCATTACGGACGATCACCGGGCGGATTCCGTCCAGGCCTATAACCGGGCGACAACAGGGCAGCCTTACAGCGCTCTGGGGTTTGTGATGTCGCCGGAGACGGATAAACTGGCGGAAGAGGGGGTTCTGTTTACGCGGGCCTACTGTAATTCGCCGGGGTGTGCACCGAGCCGTACGTCGATGCATTACGGAATGTATCCGCATCACAGCGGTCATTACGGCTTTGAAACGTCGCATCGTGATACTGCATTCAGTAAGCCGTTTGTTCCTGAGATGATGGCGGATCTCGGGTATACGACTGCTTCATTCGGGAAGACCGGATACTACGTCTTTAAAAACAGTCCGCGGAAATATGATAAAATCGATTTTTATCAGCATGACGTCAGTCTGCGCGATATTACTGACAGCGGGCTTGCTGACTGGAGCAAATACACGAAATGGGCGAAGGGTAAAAAGACCGGTTCGGGAGTGCGTTGGCGTTTTGAGGATGAGGTGCTTGATTACTACATCCCGGTTAACGGTGAAATGGATGCGGCGAACGCGGCCGTTAAGAACGAGGCTGAGGAAAAACTGGATATTCTTTATGCCTATAAGCGGGATACCTCAGGTCTGATTATCGGAGGGCAGAGCCCTTCCAGTACTGAACATACGATGGATGGTCACATTGCCGGTTCAATGGCGGCGTTTCTGCAGAACGTCGGCAGACAATATACCCCACCGTATGGAACGAAAATGACAGGACCGGACTCGGACAAGCCGCTGTTTGTTCATCTGGGGTTCCATTTTCCTCATACCCCGATCATTCCTTCAAAAGCGTTTCGCGATCTCTTCATAGCAAAAGAGAAGGAAATCCCGTATCACGTTCCGGATTTCAGTAAAGAGGAACTTGAAAAACTCCCGCCGCAGCTGCAGCTTTGGTTTAAAAAAACCAATTTTGCGGATATGGCCGAAGAGGATAAAAAACAGTCGATTCGCGATTATTATGCTTTTTGTGCCATGGGCGATCACCTCGTTGGACAGTCGGTCGAAGCATTCAAAGAATACAGTGAAAATCAGGGTCGTGACTGGCTGATTCTGTATGTGATCGGAGACCACGGTTGGCATCTGGGCGAGCAGGGCGGAACATCAAAATTTGCACCGTACGATAAATCGAATCACTGTGCGGTTATTGCGGTTTCTTCCGATAAGAAAAAGTGGCCGGCCGGAAAGATCTGTACCGACTGGGTTGAGTTTGTTGATTTTGCACCGACGTTTCTGCGGGTCGGAGGGGCTGATCTGAAAAACGCAGCCTATGCGCATCTTGACGGTATTCCGCTGGATGAGACGCTTTCCGGAAAAAGCAGCCGGGATTATGTGATCGGCGAAATGAACCATGTGATCGGTCCTCGCTGTTATTTGCGGTGCGATGACTTTGCCTTCTCTATGCGCAACCGTGAAAAGAACGGAAAGCCCGGCGAGAAATGGGGCGATAAACCGGGTGTAAATATTAAATGGGCACTGGAAGCACCGCGGGAAAAAGTTGAAATGGTTCTGTTTGATCTTCGTGTGGATCCGAAAGAACAGAACAATGTAGCCTATGATCCGGAATATGCTGCACTGGCCGACTGGTTCAGAAATAAACTGGGGCGTATCACACTGGGTGACGGCCGGGTGGAGTGCGACTGGAAACATCCGAATGACTATGTAATTACTGATTTTGCCAAAGGGGCTCATGATCGTAAGCTGGATATTCCGGCCCGGCTGATTCCATCAATCTAA
- a CDS encoding Gfo/Idh/MocA family oxidoreductase: MKKRTKGTQSRRSCLKRSALGSGIAFLPSYLTAARKPGDRLPPSERINLGCVGVGGRGSNVIRSLAGSGAQPAAFCDLDFELPRAVKSVVKAYPDVPRFNDFRVMLETMDKDIDAVSVAIPDHSHFPAAILAMSMGKHVYVEKPLTRTFEESEILMRAEKKYGVVTQMGNQGHTGNGINLFSKMVDMGLCDGITRMAAWKTPGLWFMKKNERISLPLVKGTVPASLNTYDLWCGPRRKLPYNDLYHPFNWRGFYEYGMGMLGDWGAHIVDFPHDKLDMGLPTVIKAIHMEDHNKIFYPLESYLSMHFPARGKNRPAIDMTWHDGPNCWPEVPKQFWEKDQNGKPLRPRLNGGGTLLYSDEGDLAILRGNHADIPRLIPRDQHIRYYDELKEGSKADKGSGKHFSSFVRACKGEGQTNSPFSISGKLSQVLALGTIGQYMNTELEFDPVKKQFIGNDEANLLLNPPARAGWEEFYKMA, translated from the coding sequence ATGAAGAAAAGAACCAAAGGTACACAGTCGAGAAGAAGTTGTCTCAAGCGGTCAGCATTAGGATCAGGGATTGCCTTTCTGCCGTCCTATCTCACGGCCGCAAGGAAACCGGGCGACCGCCTGCCGCCGAGTGAGCGGATCAATCTGGGATGTGTCGGTGTGGGCGGGCGCGGCAGTAATGTTATTCGGAGTCTTGCTGGTAGTGGGGCCCAGCCGGCTGCATTCTGTGATTTGGATTTTGAACTTCCGCGTGCTGTTAAATCGGTGGTGAAGGCCTATCCCGACGTTCCGCGATTTAATGATTTCCGTGTGATGCTCGAAACCATGGATAAGGATATTGACGCGGTGAGTGTTGCGATTCCGGATCACTCCCATTTTCCGGCGGCCATTCTGGCGATGTCGATGGGTAAACATGTATATGTTGAAAAACCGTTGACGCGTACATTTGAGGAATCTGAAATCCTCATGCGTGCCGAAAAAAAATACGGTGTGGTGACGCAGATGGGTAATCAGGGTCATACGGGTAATGGAATCAACCTGTTCAGCAAAATGGTGGATATGGGACTGTGCGACGGAATCACTCGGATGGCAGCCTGGAAGACGCCGGGGCTCTGGTTTATGAAAAAGAATGAACGTATTTCTCTGCCTCTGGTTAAGGGTACGGTTCCGGCATCGCTGAATACCTACGATCTGTGGTGCGGTCCGCGCAGAAAACTGCCGTATAATGATTTGTATCATCCATTTAATTGGCGGGGATTCTATGAATACGGTATGGGCATGCTTGGGGACTGGGGAGCACATATTGTCGATTTTCCCCATGATAAACTCGATATGGGACTGCCTACAGTAATCAAAGCGATCCATATGGAAGACCATAATAAAATATTTTATCCGCTGGAATCCTACCTTTCCATGCATTTTCCCGCGCGGGGGAAAAATCGCCCGGCGATTGATATGACCTGGCACGACGGACCGAACTGCTGGCCGGAAGTGCCGAAACAATTCTGGGAAAAAGATCAGAATGGGAAACCGCTGCGGCCGCGCTTGAATGGGGGAGGAACCCTGTTGTACAGCGATGAAGGTGACCTGGCCATTCTGCGGGGAAATCATGCAGATATTCCTCGTCTGATTCCAAGAGATCAGCACATCAGATATTATGATGAGTTAAAAGAAGGCAGCAAAGCGGATAAGGGTTCCGGGAAACATTTTTCTTCCTTTGTTCGGGCTTGTAAGGGCGAGGGTCAGACGAATTCTCCCTTCAGTATTTCGGGTAAATTGTCGCAGGTTCTTGCGCTGGGAACGATCGGGCAATATATGAATACCGAGCTGGAATTTGATCCTGTTAAAAAACAGTTTATCGGAAATGATGAGGCCAACCTGTTGCTTAATCCCCCGGCTCGTGCTGGATGGGAAGAGTTTTATAAGATGGCTTAA
- a CDS encoding DUF229 domain-containing protein — MKNVLKIGLLLSLIISATGGLAGGKQPAKQPNILWIISEDLSPFMGCYNDPVNTGHTPSIDRLADSGVLFTRAFATAPVCSASRSALITGVMQTTTGTHNHRSSRANEGEVVPEPVRIYLPEGMKTLPELMREAGYFTFNSGKDDYNFHYDRRALYSVGTMEDYKAGMNGWQGNRAVDYISFTVANWSDRPDKNQPWFGQMQINGGKVWDNRYVREGEMLDDYDVELPPYFPDTPAHRKAWTTHYNANRGADVRVQQILDQLKADGELDNTIVFFFSDHGSNTSLRHKQFCYEGGMHVPLIIAGNHPWLKAGTVRTELVSLLDVSATTIALGGLYVPDYYDGQNLFGNAYKPAEYILGARDRCDFTIDTIRTVRSEKFRYIRNYHPERTMSQPQYRDKQPVVKDMHRLHEEGGLTAYQEEHWFGRRPEEELYELASDPHQTNNLAVLPAYADILKKHRSVLEKWQQQHGDKGLEPEPAVSLQGTYELWKEKAVFKHADVNPEYNQFK; from the coding sequence ATGAAGAACGTACTGAAAATCGGTTTGTTATTATCTTTGATAATTAGCGCAACGGGGGGCTTAGCCGGCGGGAAACAGCCGGCAAAACAGCCCAATATACTTTGGATTATTTCGGAAGACCTTTCTCCTTTTATGGGATGTTACAACGATCCCGTTAATACAGGGCACACACCGAGTATTGATCGGCTGGCTGATTCCGGTGTGCTGTTCACCAGAGCCTTTGCCACAGCACCCGTTTGCTCCGCCAGTCGTTCGGCGTTGATTACAGGAGTCATGCAAACCACGACCGGAACACACAATCACCGGTCGAGCAGGGCAAACGAGGGAGAAGTTGTTCCGGAACCGGTGCGTATCTATCTGCCGGAAGGGATGAAAACGCTGCCGGAATTAATGCGGGAAGCTGGATACTTCACCTTTAATTCGGGCAAAGACGATTATAATTTTCATTATGACCGTCGTGCATTGTACAGCGTAGGAACCATGGAAGATTATAAGGCGGGGATGAATGGCTGGCAGGGAAACCGTGCGGTTGATTATATTTCCTTCACGGTTGCAAATTGGTCGGACCGGCCGGATAAAAATCAACCTTGGTTCGGTCAGATGCAGATCAACGGCGGAAAAGTCTGGGATAACCGGTATGTGCGCGAAGGTGAAATGCTTGATGACTATGATGTGGAGCTGCCTCCCTATTTTCCGGATACACCGGCGCATCGCAAAGCCTGGACAACCCATTACAATGCCAACCGCGGGGCGGATGTGCGCGTGCAGCAGATTCTGGATCAGTTGAAGGCAGATGGTGAACTGGACAATACGATTGTCTTTTTCTTTTCCGATCATGGCAGCAATACCTCTTTGCGTCATAAACAGTTCTGCTACGAGGGCGGGATGCATGTACCGCTGATAATTGCAGGAAATCATCCCTGGTTAAAAGCGGGAACCGTACGTACTGAACTGGTTTCATTACTGGATGTGTCGGCCACGACAATTGCCTTGGGAGGCCTGTATGTACCGGATTATTATGACGGTCAGAATCTGTTCGGCAATGCCTACAAACCGGCGGAATATATTCTGGGAGCACGGGATCGTTGCGACTTTACGATTGATACTATCCGAACGGTTCGTTCTGAAAAGTTCCGTTATATCCGGAACTATCATCCGGAACGTACGATGTCTCAGCCGCAATACCGCGATAAGCAGCCGGTGGTAAAAGATATGCACCGTCTCCATGAAGAAGGCGGACTGACTGCATATCAGGAAGAACACTGGTTCGGAAGAAGACCGGAAGAAGAGCTGTATGAACTCGCCTCGGATCCACACCAAACGAACAATCTGGCGGTTTTGCCGGCATATGCGGATATATTGAAAAAGCACCGGTCTGTATTGGAGAAATGGCAGCAGCAGCATGGCGATAAAGGGCTGGAACCGGAACCGGCCGTCAGTCTGCAGGGAACCTATGAACTCTGGAAAGAAAAAGCGGTGTTTAAACATGCTGACGTAAATCCGGAATATAATCAGTTTAAATAA
- a CDS encoding glycoside hydrolase family 127 protein: MKKQTLTISIFTLVFSTQAQQKGILNNADSPYVAFKSIDIGDCRWTDGFWGDKWRLCETVMVPHMGEILKGDIGHGYNNFKIAAGLMEGDHKGWWWHDGDFFKWMEASVYIYGINRDQKILEELDEIIAVIGKAQQADGYLSTPAIIRDDIDKYENRRYHEMYNSGHLFTTACIHYRVTGQRNLLDIAIKHADMLYRTFKPERPEVVRFGFNQTQIMGLVELYRTVGDERYLELAEIFINRRGKYKMEDIPTTKGYPIGDMVQERVPLRKETEAVGHAVLALYFYAGAADVYSETGEQALIDALDRLWNNVTQKKMYVTGAVGQAHYGRSSRKDKIEEGFIDEYMMPNLTAYNETCANICNAMFSYRMLGIHGEAKYADIMELVMYNSGISGISADGTHYYYSNPLRKIKGAINYKKMVTEFPQRQPYLKCFCCPPNLVRTIAKSSAWAYCKTENGIAVNLYGGNELNTALLDGSTIKLKQETAYPWEGTVNITIQQCREKAFSILLRIPGWAVGTTVKINGKAVDVSAGSYATIERAWKTGDVISIDMPMDVRFVEGHPRIEEVRNQLAVKRGPVIYCVESPDLPEGTSILDVYLPYNGTYNPEYKADMLGGLTTINGELGIRKDHGNGLYHTVQKPEWQKIKTQLIPYYAWSNRGDAEMSVFLPVIWED, encoded by the coding sequence ATGAAAAAGCAGACGTTGACCATCAGTATTTTTACACTCGTATTTTCTACGCAGGCACAGCAAAAAGGCATACTCAATAATGCCGACAGTCCATATGTGGCTTTTAAAAGTATCGATATCGGGGATTGCCGATGGACGGATGGTTTCTGGGGGGATAAATGGCGCTTGTGTGAAACGGTCATGGTCCCGCACATGGGTGAAATTCTTAAAGGCGATATTGGCCATGGCTACAACAATTTTAAAATCGCTGCCGGCCTGATGGAGGGCGATCACAAAGGCTGGTGGTGGCATGATGGTGACTTTTTTAAATGGATGGAAGCGTCTGTTTATATTTATGGCATCAATCGGGATCAAAAGATTCTCGAGGAGTTGGATGAAATTATTGCGGTGATCGGCAAGGCTCAGCAGGCTGATGGATATCTGTCTACACCGGCTATTATTCGGGATGATATCGATAAATATGAAAACCGTCGTTATCACGAAATGTACAACAGCGGGCATCTTTTCACGACCGCCTGCATTCACTACCGAGTAACCGGTCAGCGGAATCTTCTGGATATTGCGATAAAGCATGCGGATATGCTGTATAGAACCTTTAAACCGGAGCGGCCGGAGGTGGTTCGTTTCGGATTTAACCAGACGCAGATTATGGGATTGGTGGAGCTCTACCGCACGGTCGGTGATGAGCGTTACCTTGAACTGGCGGAAATATTTATCAATCGCCGGGGTAAATATAAGATGGAGGATATTCCAACAACGAAGGGTTATCCCATTGGCGATATGGTGCAGGAGCGTGTTCCGTTACGAAAGGAAACAGAAGCCGTCGGGCACGCGGTGCTGGCTCTTTATTTTTATGCGGGTGCTGCCGATGTTTATTCGGAAACCGGAGAGCAGGCGCTCATTGATGCATTGGATCGGCTGTGGAACAATGTGACGCAGAAAAAGATGTATGTTACCGGAGCGGTGGGTCAGGCCCATTATGGCCGTTCATCGCGAAAGGATAAGATCGAGGAAGGTTTCATTGATGAATATATGATGCCGAATCTAACGGCTTATAATGAAACCTGTGCCAACATCTGCAATGCGATGTTCAGTTACCGCATGCTCGGGATTCACGGGGAAGCCAAATATGCCGATATCATGGAGCTGGTGATGTATAACAGCGGTATTTCAGGCATCAGTGCTGATGGCACACACTATTATTATTCCAACCCGCTCCGTAAAATTAAAGGAGCCATTAATTATAAGAAGATGGTTACTGAATTTCCGCAGCGCCAGCCCTATCTGAAATGTTTCTGTTGTCCGCCCAATCTGGTGCGAACGATTGCTAAATCATCCGCCTGGGCCTATTGCAAAACGGAAAATGGCATAGCGGTAAATCTCTATGGTGGAAATGAACTGAATACGGCATTGCTCGACGGATCCACGATTAAACTCAAACAAGAAACTGCCTATCCATGGGAGGGTACCGTCAATATCACCATTCAGCAGTGCAGAGAAAAAGCATTCAGCATCCTGTTGCGTATTCCGGGATGGGCCGTTGGGACGACGGTCAAGATCAATGGAAAGGCGGTTGATGTTTCGGCCGGCAGCTATGCAACGATTGAACGCGCATGGAAAACCGGAGATGTTATCAGCATCGACATGCCGATGGACGTCCGGTTTGTCGAAGGGCATCCGCGAATCGAAGAGGTGCGCAACCAACTCGCCGTCAAGCGCGGACCGGTCATCTATTGTGTTGAATCGCCGGATCTGCCCGAAGGGACTTCCATTCTGGATGTTTATCTGCCGTACAATGGAACGTATAATCCGGAATATAAAGCCGATATGCTGGGCGGGTTGACCACCATCAATGGAGAACTGGGAATTCGTAAGGATCATGGCAACGGACTGTATCACACCGTGCAGAAACCTGAGTGGCAGAAAATTAAGACGCAGTTGATTCCTTATTATGCCTGGAGCAACCGCGGTGACGCCGAAATGAGTGTGTTTCTTCCGGTAATCTGGGAGGACTGA
- a CDS encoding response regulator transcription factor — protein sequence MEDDVNEPVQITIIEDNQAYAKSLQQVIDCTPGMKFKHLFNSAELFAEYLTRKEIETTDLILLDLHLPGKNGLTLVPSIQNALPDAKILVLTQNDDYLTTLEAIRLGVHGYILKSSAISDIRSAIYDVHDGGYIIDQRLSGLLLHTLTAEDDCENRMLSERESQALKLMAMGYVKKEVAEQMGVSYRTVAQYTERIYSKLQVPNIAAAIATAIRKGLI from the coding sequence ATGGAAGATGACGTGAACGAACCCGTACAGATAACAATTATTGAAGATAATCAGGCCTATGCTAAATCCCTTCAACAGGTGATTGACTGTACACCCGGTATGAAATTCAAACATCTGTTCAATAGCGCGGAATTATTTGCGGAATACCTAACCAGGAAGGAAATAGAGACGACCGACCTTATTCTGCTGGACCTCCATCTTCCCGGAAAAAACGGACTTACCCTCGTTCCTAGCATACAGAATGCCCTGCCGGATGCAAAAATACTGGTTCTGACCCAGAATGATGACTATCTCACAACGCTGGAAGCCATCCGTCTGGGCGTTCATGGATATATTCTAAAAAGCTCAGCCATTTCCGACATTCGCAGTGCCATTTATGATGTACACGATGGCGGATACATTATTGACCAGCGGCTATCCGGACTGCTGCTTCACACCTTAACCGCTGAAGACGACTGTGAAAACAGAATGCTAAGCGAACGCGAAAGCCAGGCATTAAAGCTGATGGCCATGGGCTATGTCAAAAAAGAGGTCGCTGAGCAGATGGGCGTGAGCTATCGGACTGTCGCACAATATACCGAAAGAATTTACAGTAAACTGCAGGTTCCCAATATCGCCGCGGCAATCGCCACAGCCATTCGAAAAGGTCTGATCTGA
- a CDS encoding sulfatase, with protein sequence MKKTAALLLLIASAAFASDKPNVVFILADDLGLGDVSFYAKHITKTKPFTETPHIDALAEQGLWFTDGHSATALCAPTRYAVMSGNNNYRCYSPGGIWSTFAPTGFKPGEVTLGSVMRDAGYYTGMIGKWHLGGDFYVPGTKTIYRGAKSGDILDKVDVSQWAGSGPKYCGFEYDFISPCGIQGPLYLLYENEKWYPWAEDSKLVLFNKDNAINPLDVTSKGPGPGDSNWDARELGKKLSAKAVDFINTGAAKDEPFFLYYCTPMVHLPHVPTDEFDGRKVKGSNVSAHLDMVVDLDMQVKRIVDALKAAGEFENTLIIFSSDNGGLLDGKATKEIGYHPGGEWNGSKNSPLEGGHRVPTFAVWPGKVKPGVSDELVSNQDFVATFAALVGTEIPEGQAQDSNNILPLLTGEGTFMPRKYFVNQAGANHEVMYRKMPWKLIIQSDFKRTKYEIKSLYNLKDDPGEKNDLVNNPEYRPTAEKMFREYIKIIESGMPTAPGRN encoded by the coding sequence ATGAAAAAAACAGCCGCGCTTTTATTGTTAATTGCCTCCGCCGCGTTTGCATCGGATAAACCGAATGTTGTGTTCATCCTTGCGGATGATCTCGGGCTGGGGGATGTGAGTTTCTATGCAAAGCATATCACCAAAACGAAACCGTTTACGGAAACTCCGCATATCGATGCGCTGGCTGAACAGGGACTCTGGTTTACCGATGGTCATTCCGCGACGGCGCTGTGTGCGCCGACGCGGTATGCGGTGATGAGCGGGAATAACAATTACCGCTGTTATTCGCCGGGCGGGATCTGGAGCACGTTCGCTCCGACCGGTTTTAAGCCGGGTGAGGTGACGCTGGGCAGTGTGATGCGGGATGCCGGATATTATACCGGCATGATCGGGAAGTGGCATCTGGGCGGCGACTTTTATGTGCCCGGCACCAAAACCATTTATCGAGGTGCAAAATCCGGGGATATTCTGGATAAGGTGGATGTTTCGCAGTGGGCCGGTAGTGGACCGAAGTATTGCGGATTTGAATATGATTTCATTTCGCCCTGCGGCATTCAGGGGCCATTGTATCTTCTCTATGAAAATGAAAAGTGGTATCCGTGGGCCGAGGATTCAAAGCTGGTGCTTTTTAACAAAGATAATGCCATCAATCCGCTGGATGTAACCAGCAAGGGCCCCGGCCCTGGTGATTCCAACTGGGATGCACGGGAGCTGGGAAAAAAACTTTCTGCAAAAGCGGTCGATTTCATTAACACCGGTGCGGCAAAAGATGAACCTTTCTTCCTGTACTATTGTACCCCGATGGTTCATCTGCCGCATGTGCCGACGGATGAGTTTGACGGACGGAAAGTGAAAGGAAGCAATGTATCTGCACATCTGGATATGGTGGTTGATTTGGATATGCAGGTGAAGCGCATCGTGGATGCGCTCAAGGCCGCCGGTGAATTTGAAAATACGCTCATTATTTTCTCTTCGGATAATGGCGGGCTGCTGGATGGAAAAGCGACTAAAGAGATCGGTTATCATCCGGGCGGGGAGTGGAACGGTTCAAAAAATTCACCGCTTGAAGGCGGGCACCGCGTGCCGACCTTTGCGGTTTGGCCGGGCAAGGTAAAACCGGGGGTTTCTGATGAGCTGGTTTCAAACCAGGATTTTGTTGCAACCTTTGCTGCATTGGTCGGTACGGAAATCCCCGAAGGGCAGGCGCAGGATTCCAATAATATTCTTCCGCTGCTGACCGGAGAGGGCACTTTTATGCCCCGGAAATACTTTGTCAATCAGGCCGGGGCCAATCATGAAGTGATGTATCGGAAGATGCCCTGGAAACTGATCATTCAAAGCGATTTCAAGCGGACAAAATATGAAATTAAGTCGCTCTATAATCTGAAGGATGATCCCGGCGAAAAAAATGATCTGGTGAATAATCCGGAGTACAGACCGACTGCTGAAAAAATGTTCAGGGAATACATAAAGATTATCGAGTCCGGTATGCCGACCGCTCCGGGACGTAATTGA
- a CDS encoding sulfatase has translation MKIIKTVVLTLVVLSSLSAVAARQPNILWVLTDDHRYDSIRAFNKMITGEEMSALGYVESPNTDKLAEQGTTFINTYCHAQGCAPSRASMHTGRYPFRSGIYEFEWFNNNVEHWKPTLPEQMAKLGYQTFHVGKLGVRIRSTNPNGRFGTYRIYQQDISFHKMFDEGFTDWSKGNVTEVNGIKLEEPTHCDWLRTPEGTWEYTGYALNKIPGLENHSRMIDEKYDILRKYSSPDQQQYGYGEIIGGVCPVPAGDSRDGRYTTELIKFLENPDKPLKIGSQTYTGVDPDKPLFANIGYDFPHTPVLPPKSFRDRFAKKTYEIPNVDKDEFGKLPPQLQGLIRKAASDHYSDEDKQQMVQDYYAFCAYGDHLIGQAVEAFVKYSKKQKQPWMIVYVCGDHGWRLNEHGSIYKFGPWKTDSLDPIIVVSSDKTKFPAGKVVTDLTEFVDIAPTCMAAGGADLTKKEYDYLDGFDLAQVTAGKVERDYIIGESHAVTGPRATIRTKRYMFSIKSRPKNKMGGKDMKWAMNASYKDLEPVLYDLERDPDELNNLAFNPEYQEIAMKMKEKLLNIVIGDNRVEVLWNAKGDGTAVSHSNFAPGADDKKLKL, from the coding sequence ATGAAGATCATAAAAACTGTAGTTCTCACATTGGTCGTGCTGTCATCGCTGTCCGCCGTCGCGGCGCGTCAGCCGAATATTCTCTGGGTACTTACTGATGATCACCGGTATGACTCGATCCGGGCGTTTAATAAAATGATTACCGGTGAGGAAATGAGTGCTCTCGGTTATGTGGAATCGCCCAATACTGATAAACTGGCGGAGCAGGGAACCACGTTCATCAATACCTATTGCCATGCGCAGGGGTGTGCGCCGTCCCGGGCGTCGATGCATACAGGGCGCTATCCTTTCCGCTCCGGAATCTATGAATTCGAATGGTTTAACAACAATGTGGAGCATTGGAAACCGACATTGCCGGAACAGATGGCGAAACTGGGATATCAGACGTTCCATGTGGGTAAACTGGGGGTGCGGATTCGTTCAACCAATCCGAACGGACGTTTTGGAACATACCGGATTTACCAGCAGGATATCAGTTTTCATAAAATGTTTGATGAAGGCTTTACCGACTGGAGCAAAGGGAACGTAACGGAAGTCAACGGCATTAAACTTGAGGAACCGACCCACTGCGACTGGCTGCGCACTCCGGAGGGCACCTGGGAATATACCGGTTATGCACTGAATAAAATTCCGGGACTTGAAAACCACAGCCGGATGATTGATGAAAAATATGATATTCTGCGTAAGTACAGCTCACCGGATCAGCAACAGTACGGTTACGGTGAAATCATCGGCGGGGTCTGTCCTGTTCCGGCCGGCGACAGCCGTGACGGGCGTTACACGACGGAACTGATTAAATTTCTGGAAAATCCGGACAAGCCGCTGAAGATCGGTTCGCAGACCTACACCGGTGTGGATCCGGACAAACCGCTGTTTGCCAATATCGGGTATGATTTTCCGCATACCCCGGTGCTGCCGCCTAAATCGTTCCGGGATCGTTTTGCAAAGAAAACATATGAAATTCCGAACGTGGATAAGGATGAATTCGGCAAACTGCCGCCGCAGCTTCAGGGGCTGATCAGAAAGGCGGCGTCTGATCACTATTCCGATGAAGATAAGCAGCAGATGGTTCAGGATTACTATGCGTTCTGCGCCTACGGCGATCATCTGATCGGTCAGGCCGTTGAGGCTTTTGTGAAATACTCAAAAAAACAGAAACAGCCCTGGATGATTGTGTATGTCTGCGGCGACCATGGCTGGCGCCTGAATGAGCACGGATCGATTTATAAATTCGGGCCCTGGAAAACCGATTCGCTCGACCCGATTATTGTGGTCTCGTCCGATAAAACAAAATTTCCGGCCGGAAAAGTGGTTACTGATCTGACGGAATTTGTGGACATCGCTCCGACCTGCATGGCGGCCGGCGGTGCTGATCTGACGAAGAAGGAATATGACTATCTTGACGGTTTTGATCTTGCGCAGGTAACGGCCGGCAAGGTGGAGCGTGATTACATCATCGGTGAAAGCCATGCGGTGACCGGTCCGCGTGCTACCATCCGTACAAAGCGGTACATGTTCTCCATCAAGTCCCGCCCGAAAAATAAAATGGGCGGAAAAGATATGAAGTGGGCCATGAACGCTTCGTATAAGGATCTTGAACCGGTGCTGTATGACCTTGAACGTGATCCGGACGAACTGAATAATCTGGCGTTTAATCCTGAATACCAGGAAATCGCGATGAAAATGAAAGAGAAACTGCTTAACATTGTTATCGGCGATAACCGCGTGGAAGTGCTCTGGAATGCCAAAGGAGATGGAACGGCCGTTTCCCATAGCAATTTCGCGCCGGGTGCCGACGATAAAAAACTGAAACTGTAA